The DNA segment GTGGGGTGAGATTAAGGATGGATATGGGGTGGTTGAGATACAGGGGGGATTGGAGGGGGTGGTGGTGTTGAATCAGCATTATTTCCCGGGGTGGAGGGTGTGGGTGGATGGGGTGGAGAGGCCTGTTTTTTTAATGAGTGGGGATGAGTTGGGTAGGGTTGGGGTGTGGGTGGATGGGGTGTCGAGGCGTGTAGAGTTTTTTAGGTAGGTGTGCGTGCTGCTTCTAATACCCTTCTAGGAGCAGGGCTACTTTTTACCCTTCTAGGAGCAGGGCTACTTTTTTACCCTTCTAGGAGCAGGGCTACTTTTTTCAATACCACAAGGAAACATCAGCCAGCTTTCGGCCGAAAATACTAGGTAAGTCAAAATTTATCTAGGAGGCTTGATATGCCAAGAAATCCAAAGTGCTTTTTTAATAATACAGTTCTTGAAATCACTAGCAGTGTCCAAGAAGGTCTTCCAATTACTGTTGCAGCTTATATGGCAGTAATTATTGAAGGAATCTTAGCTGCTGCGTCTGTAAAATATAGTACAACTATTTGCCATTACATTTTCATGGGCAATCATTTTCATATGATTATTGTTGTTAATAATCCAGCAGATGTTCCAAATTTTATGAGATACATAAAAGGTGAGCTCGGTCATGCAATTAATAATCTTTTAGGTAATGAGCAAAAAAGTGTTTGGGTATCAGGATATGATTCTGTGGTTTTACTTGATCCTGCAAAGGTGCTCGATCGGATAGCATATTTTTATCTTAATCCAGTAAGGGCTAATCTTGTTGAAAAATGTAGTGAATATCCTGGTGTATCTAGTTATCGGTCCCTAAGTAGTGGTGTGATGCACAAAACTTGCAAGAAAATTTCACGTGATGCAATTCCGACTCTGCCAATGTCTGACTTAAGTTTCGTCGAACAAGGTGATTTAGCTGATAAATTACTCACTGGTAAGGGGTTAAATTATACTTTGAGTATATTTCCCTGGGCATTTCTTAAGTGTTTTGAGAGCACGGCGAAAACAGACTACAGACTATATTTGAAAGAATTATTGTCTACAATTCAGGACAGAGAGCGTGGATATAGCCTCAATCGTAAGTCTCCAGTGGTTGGAGTCCATGCGCTTCGACTTGAAATTCCGCGTAGGCGTTACGAATCTAAGAGATGCGGTGTTAAAATGATCTGCATGACCCATGATTTAGAGATTAGGAAAAATTTCATTTCTTGGTTCAAAATCCAGGCCGAATCTGCGAGGAAGACTTTTGCTGCATGGAAAGTCGGAGATTTGCATCTAAAGCCACCTCCTGGTTTTTTCGCCCCTGGAGGCATACTTCTAGCGAGCGCGCTGCTGCCGATATTAGTCGGCTAATTGTAGAAAGTAGAATCTAGACAGTAGAATCGCCTAGTTTGTGTAAGGGGAGAGGGGCCGTCTTTGCAAAATTCAATATATGTGAGGTTTTTTTAATGCTATTTAGTGGTTTTGCGAAATTGCGATGATTGATTGACTCTAACTACTGGTTGGTGTGGTGATGGATTATGTGCCGTTACGTCGTGGCCTTCGATTTGCGTTATAGTAGCCCTGCTCCTAGATCTGCTTATGCTTGCTTGAGGAGCTACTACAGTCTCTCGACTTTTATTGCTTGTCCAACTAGCTTGAGCAGAGATGGGCGGTTATTCACGGTCGTCTCAAGTAAAACCTCACGACCCCAAAGAGTCTCCAAGTGCGTGAGAGTCTTCTCCGCATATTCAAGCTGTAAGTCACGTCCATCATGCTCGTGTTTTAAATATAAAGTGCGCCGTCCACCAAAATCAGCATCATGAATCTTTATAATCGGGATCGATCCCATGCCAACATTTTTAACCAATGTCTCTCGAACTTGCTCATAGCTCTCATCGTCAGACACTTTTGTAATCACGCGCTCTTTACCTCGACGCTCATGCTCAAACAGATCTAACTCACGCATAATCTCTGGAGTTAAAAATCGCCTCAAAAACGACGCGTCTCTGTCACTCTCACGCACCTCAAAAATCTTCTTCCGGCCCGGCGAATCATTCTCCGTTGACGGTAATGGTCTTTTCTCTACACGATACTCTTGGCCAGTTTTGCCCTCATTCCAACGCTGTTCAATGTTGTTCCAAATGATAAAACCTAAATGATATGGGTTTAATCCCCCCGGCGTTGGACGTAATACCTGATTATGTCTCACAATAAACTCAAGATGATACTGCTCCGGTAGCCTCAATTCCTGAATCAACTTGTAGTGCCAATAACTTGCCCAGCCCTCGTTCATAATCTTGGTTTCAATTTGCGGAATAAAATATTCAGCTTCCTGATCTACTATCGAAACTAAATCACGTTCCCAGGAGTTTAAAACACTGCTGTGCTTTGCAATAAAATCAAGCACATTCTGCTCAGGCTCGATCGGAAACTTATCAATGTTTGCACTCTGCCTCTCAACCTGTGGGTGAATCTCTGCATATTGATCACGTGGTGGATTTGCACGGTCAATCTCACGCTTCACCGCCTCCACATGTGAAAGCTTTCTAATGCCGGGATTACGCGTGCGCTGCAAGGAAAGTGCATGCGCCGAATCTAAAATCCTCTCCACTGCGTTAATTCCAATTGAAGGATCTTCAATATAGCTACGCACCCGCTTGGCATGATTCTTGAACATCTCAATTACGTACGGCGCATTCGTTCCAAGTCGAAACATGAAATTATTTGCGAAAAAGTCATTATGCCCATAAACATGCGCAATTGTTAAAATATGCAATAAATCAGTGTTGTCTCGCATTAAGTAGGCAATGCAAGGACTAGAGTTGATCACCATCTCATAGGGCAATCCGCCTACGCCATAATCATACATCGTCTTTTGAATTTCATAGGTCTTCCCATAGGACCAGTGCGAGTATCGAGAAGGCATCCCAGAATAGGCCATGTAGCCAATCATCTCGAAATGATCGCAGATTTCAAATTCCTGCGGATAACACTTGAGGCCATAACGATCCACTAATGCTCTTACTTTGTTATCCCAGTCCTCTAAGTCTTGTAGATTTAATGACATAATTTGCTTCTTGAAATTTTACTTCTGCGCGGCAGTTCCACTCTGTCCAGTTTGAATTGCCGGTCGCATCGTTACGTCCTTCATCATAAAGGCCTTAAACGCAGCCCAAAGGTCGTCCTTCTTTTCAATCACAGCTGAAAAAAAGTTTGCCTTGTCAATATTTTGAAAAACCTCAAGCATGCTACCACTATAATATGCACTACCTGAAGGCTTGATTTCGCCGTATCCGAATAAGTTACAGACATCACAAAGCTCCTTTGCCGTCTCTAGCGCCTTCTCATTATCACTATAGAAGTTGTCACCATCTGAACAATGAAAAGCGTAAATGTTCCAAAGCGTAGGGTGATAGCGTGCATAAATCACTTCTAAAGCCTTGCTATAACCGGAAGAAATATAAGTTCCGCCTGACTCAACCTTATGGAAAAATTCCTGCTCCGTGACTTCTTTGGCATCGGTATGATGGGCAATGAATACGAGTTCAACTTGCTCGTATTTCATGCGCACAAACTGAAAAAGTAAAAAGTAAAAGCTTCTTGCTAAGTATTTCTTTACCGTTCCCATCGAACCAGAAGTGTCCATAATGCAAATTACAACAGCATTCGACTGCAAGCGCGTGTCAGTAGTAATATGGTGATAGCGCATGTCGTCATGGTGGAAAGGGAAGCGCCTGTCTTCAGCATCAAAATCTTGATCAACACGATTCTTTTTAACAGCAAGTAAGCGTTTGATACGATTTCTTGCTGTGCGCCGCTTATCTAAGCGTGCCTGAATACCTTCCTTGCGAAATCCGTGACGCTTTGTTGAGCGATTGGATTCGAGCTGGCGCAGTGCTTTCTTCTGTAAATCTGGTAGCTCAAGATCCTCAAACATAATTTCCGTAAGTTCTTCTAAGCTTACGTCGGTTTCAA comes from the bacterium genome and includes:
- a CDS encoding SpoVR family protein — translated: MMSLNLQDLEDWDNKVRALVDRYGLKCYPQEFEICDHFEMIGYMAYSGMPSRYSHWSYGKTYEIQKTMYDYGVGGLPYEMVINSSPCIAYLMRDNTDLLHILTIAHVYGHNDFFANNFMFRLGTNAPYVIEMFKNHAKRVRSYIEDPSIGINAVERILDSAHALSLQRTRNPGIRKLSHVEAVKREIDRANPPRDQYAEIHPQVERQSANIDKFPIEPEQNVLDFIAKHSSVLNSWERDLVSIVDQEAEYFIPQIETKIMNEGWASYWHYKLIQELRLPEQYHLEFIVRHNQVLRPTPGGLNPYHLGFIIWNNIEQRWNEGKTGQEYRVEKRPLPSTENDSPGRKKIFEVRESDRDASFLRRFLTPEIMRELDLFEHERRGKERVITKVSDDESYEQVRETLVKNVGMGSIPIIKIHDADFGGRRTLYLKHEHDGRDLQLEYAEKTLTHLETLWGREVLLETTVNNRPSLLKLVGQAIKVERL
- the yhbH gene encoding sporulation protein YhbH; translated protein: MGAIFRPHVSEDKRSDRSARDRARHRQKVREYIRNNISDILSEESIIGTNKDKIIKVPIRSIKEYRFIYGENSPGVAQGNGESKPGDVVDKGQPGQPDAAGQAGSDPGVDAFETDVSLEELTEIMFEDLELPDLQKKALRQLESNRSTKRHGFRKEGIQARLDKRRTARNRIKRLLAVKKNRVDQDFDAEDRRFPFHHDDMRYHHITTDTRLQSNAVVICIMDTSGSMGTVKKYLARSFYFLLFQFVRMKYEQVELVFIAHHTDAKEVTEQEFFHKVESGGTYISSGYSKALEVIYARYHPTLWNIYAFHCSDGDNFYSDNEKALETAKELCDVCNLFGYGEIKPSGSAYYSGSMLEVFQNIDKANFFSAVIEKKDDLWAAFKAFMMKDVTMRPAIQTGQSGTAAQK
- a CDS encoding transposase, translating into MPRNPKCFFNNTVLEITSSVQEGLPITVAAYMAVIIEGILAAASVKYSTTICHYIFMGNHFHMIIVVNNPADVPNFMRYIKGELGHAINNLLGNEQKSVWVSGYDSVVLLDPAKVLDRIAYFYLNPVRANLVEKCSEYPGVSSYRSLSSGVMHKTCKKISRDAIPTLPMSDLSFVEQGDLADKLLTGKGLNYTLSIFPWAFLKCFESTAKTDYRLYLKELLSTIQDRERGYSLNRKSPVVGVHALRLEIPRRRYESKRCGVKMICMTHDLEIRKNFISWFKIQAESARKTFAAWKVGDLHLKPPPGFFAPGGILLASALLPILVG